The genomic DNA TGTCGAAACGTCGATATATTGGAAGAATCGCTGATATATTTAAAAAATCGTCGATATATCCAAATAATCGCTGATATATTCACGAATATACCAACTAGGGTATGCCGCCGACAAGTCTAGTAAAAAGAGATGCAATCTACTACTAATAGATTGCATCTCTTTTTTAGTTTACTCGCTCTGTATACTCATAAGCCTTCTCGCCGTGCATCGAAATATCAAGCCCCATATGTTCCTCGTGCTCATCGACGCGAACAGGGAGGAAGAAGTTAATTGCTTTAATAATGGCGTACGTCATTATGATTGTAAATGCATAGGTTGCTCCAATTGCTACAAGTTGTTTAAAAAGTAAAGTAGCGTTTCCGTAAAATAATCCATTAGCACCATCGCCGTTTACAGTAGTAGTTGCGAATAGTCCTGTCGCAATACCGCCCCAAGTTCCTCCAATGCCATGGCATCCAAAAGCATCAAGTGTATCGTCGTATCCGAATTTTGTTTTTAAGAAAAAGACCGCTCCGAAGCATAATATACCGCCGATTGCTCCGATAAGAAGGGCGGAGAAAGGTGTAACGAACCCGCAAGCTGGTGTAATTGCGACTAGACCGGAAACAACTCCGCAAGCAGCTCCCATCGCAGTTGGTTTTGATTGGAAGAACCATTCTGAAAGCATCCAAGTTAATGCTGAGGCAGCGGCGGCTATATTTGTATTAATAAATGCAGTTAAAGCTACGTCGTTTAAAGATAATGCGCTTCCGACGTTAAAGCCGAACCAACCGAACCATAGTAAGCCAGCACCAAGCATCGTAAATGGTAAATGATGAGGAGATGGACCGTTTATATTTTTTCGTTTTCCGAGGAAAATAGCTAATACAAGACCGGCCACACCAGATGTGATATGAACGACGTTACCACCAGCGAAGTCTAACGCGCCAAGTTCTCTTAGCCATCCGCCAACACCCCATACCCAATGAGCAACAGGATTGTAAACGATCGTTGTCCATAGAAGGATGAAAATAAGGAAAGCTGAAAATCGCATTCTCTCGGCGAATGCACCTGAAATTAAAGCTGGAGTTAAAATGGCGAACATGAGTTGAAACATCATAAATAAATTGTGAGGAATAGTAGATGAGTAGTCTGGATTTGGTGCGTAGGTAACTTCGTTTAAAGCGAACCAATCGAGTGTACCGATAAGTCCGTGCCAATCTGGTCCGAATGATAAAGAATAACCAATTACAATCCACTGAATTGAAACGATAGCCATTGCACTATAACTATGCATTGTTGTACTGAGTACATTTTTACTGCGAACCATGCCCCCGTAAAAAAGTGCCAATCCTGGTGTCATTAACATGACCATTACTGTCGCTACAAACATAAAAACCGTATCTCCCGTATTCATTCTCTCTCCCCCTATAATGTTAGAAAAAATAACATTGATTTGTTATGTTTCATATCATATTCGAAATGAAATGAAAAATCAACTAAAAATTCAGAAAATTTTATGTGTTATGTTAGAAAATCTAACATGGATTAATTTGATAAGAATGAAATCAACGTATGCGATTCGTTCGGAAAATTGGTATAATATTCTTACAATTAAAAACATGGGGGATGCGTGTGGGGAAAATACATACTAGGAAACTATTCATTTGTTTTTGTTTAGCTGTCGTTTTGTTTGTACCGATACATACATTTGCAGACGAAAAAAGAGAGTGGCGAGACGAAGTTATATATTCCATTATGATTGATCGTTTTAATAATGGGGAACCGAAAAATGACAAACAGTTAGAAGTTGGCAATTTAGAAGGATATCAGGGTGGAGATATAAGAGGCATTATAAAAAGACTGGATTACATAAAAGAAATGGGATTTACCACTGTTATGCTTTCGCCGCTTTTTGAAAGTGTAAAATACGATGGGTTAGACGTGCGCAATTTTCAGAAGGTAAATGAACATTTCGGAACAGAAAATGATGTGAAAGAACTTGTGCAAGAAGCTCATGTAAAAGGAATGAAAGTTGTATTTCAATTTCCACTTGGAGAAAACGAACAACAAGTAATCGACTCGATGAAATGGTGGATCAAAGAAGCCGATTTAGATGGAAGTTATGTAATGCATAGTGAAAAAAAGTCGCCTGCTTTTTGGGATGGCGTGCAAAAAGATATGCAAGTGATAAAGAAAGATTTTCGTGTTATGACAAAAGAAGATATTGAATACAACGAAAAAATAGTAGAATCGTTTTCCAAAGTGGACGTATCGGTAAAATCTTTATATGATGTGAGTAAAAAAGAAGGGGAATCTGTTACATTTTTAGATAATCAAGATACAAAAAGATTTGCCCGTATTGCAAAAGAAAATATGAATTATCCGCCATCTCGTTTGAAA from Bacillus basilensis includes the following:
- a CDS encoding ammonium transporter, which translates into the protein MNTGDTVFMFVATVMVMLMTPGLALFYGGMVRSKNVLSTTMHSYSAMAIVSIQWIVIGYSLSFGPDWHGLIGTLDWFALNEVTYAPNPDYSSTIPHNLFMMFQLMFAILTPALISGAFAERMRFSAFLIFILLWTTIVYNPVAHWVWGVGGWLRELGALDFAGGNVVHITSGVAGLVLAIFLGKRKNINGPSPHHLPFTMLGAGLLWFGWFGFNVGSALSLNDVALTAFINTNIAAAASALTWMLSEWFFQSKPTAMGAACGVVSGLVAITPACGFVTPFSALLIGAIGGILCFGAVFFLKTKFGYDDTLDAFGCHGIGGTWGGIATGLFATTTVNGDGANGLFYGNATLLFKQLVAIGATYAFTIIMTYAIIKAINFFLPVRVDEHEEHMGLDISMHGEKAYEYTERVN
- a CDS encoding alpha-amylase family glycosyl hydrolase encodes the protein MRFVRKIGIIFLQLKTWGMRVGKIHTRKLFICFCLAVVLFVPIHTFADEKREWRDEVIYSIMIDRFNNGEPKNDKQLEVGNLEGYQGGDIRGIIKRLDYIKEMGFTTVMLSPLFESVKYDGLDVRNFQKVNEHFGTENDVKELVQEAHVKGMKVVFQFPLGENEQQVIDSMKWWIKEADLDGSYVMHSEKKSPAFWDGVQKDMQVIKKDFRVMTKEDIEYNEKIVESFSKVDVSVKSLYDVSKKEGESVTFLDNQDTKRFARIAKENMNYPPSRLKLALTYVLTSPGIPNFYYGTEIALDGGDTPDNRRLMDFKSDEKFMQHITKLGELRQTRPSLRRGTFELLYDRDGMSILKRKYKDEVTLVAINNTKETQKVALPVSVIGEKQELKGLLEDEIIREEKGKFYLVLKREESNVYKVNGETGVNWLFISLIVGVNVLFIAFLIAVKKRRK